Part of the Pseudodesulfovibrio mercurii genome is shown below.
GCTACACACTGGAGTCGAGCATCGGCCCCATCCGCAACCACGCGGGCGAGCTCATCGGCTTCGTCGGCGTGGGCCGGGACATCACCCGCCAGTTGGTGGTGGAGTCGCAGCTCCGGCAGTCGCAGAAGCTCGAATCCATCGGCGAGCTGGCCGCTGGCATCGCCCACGAGATCAACACCCCGACCCAGTACGTGACCTCCAACCTGCAATTCCTGAGCGACTCCTGCGGGACCTATTCCAAGGCCGTCGAGCGCTGCCGGGAGCTGGTCCGCTTCGTTGCGGAGCACCCCGACCTGTTCCCGGACGAGGTCTTCCGCGAGCGGGCCGCGTCCGCCCTGGACGAGGAGGAGATGGCCTACCTGGCCGAGGACGTGCCCAACGCCCTGGAGGAGTCCGCGGCCGGGCTCAAGCGCATTGCCGAGATCGTCCGCTCCATCAAGCAGCTGGCCCACCCCGGCGAGCTGGCCAAGGCCTTCCACGACCTGAACGAGATCGTCCGCAACGCCATCACCGTGTCCACCAACGAGTGGAAGTACGTGGCGGGCATGGAGTTCGCGCCGGACGATTCCCTGGCCCCGGTCTTCTGCCTCAAGGGCGAGGTGGGCCAGGTGGTCCTGAACCTGATCGTCAACGCGGCCCATGCCATCGAGTCCCGGCTCAAGGGGAGCGACGGCCAGGGAATCATCACCATCCGCACCCGGGCCGAAGGGGAGTACGCGGTGCTCTCGGTCACGGACACGGGCACGGGCATGTCCCCGGAGGTGGCGGCCAAGGCGTTCGACCCCTTCTTCACCACCAAGGAGGTGGGCAAGGGCACGGGCCAGGGGCTGGCCATCGCCCACAACGTGGTCGTCGGCATGCACGGCGGCCGCATCGAGATCGACACTGTTGAGGGCCAGGGCACGACCTTCACGGTCCGGCTGCCCTTCGAGGAGCTTCCGGCGGACTAGAGGGTGTCGTCACGAGACCTTTCCGTTGCGTTTGTGAAGTATCCCAACTGGCTGCGTTGTCAGGGGAAGATGAATTCTGACGTAGCCTGAACTACGCCTGCAATCCATTTTTCCCTTCCGCCTTGCCCGTTGAAATAATGCACAAAACTCACAACGAAAATCTCATGACGACACCCTCTAATCGCCGGGCTCGCGGATGTGGTCCTCCTCCATGAGAGTCAGGGCGATGTCCACCGCTTCCGCGTCGAACAGCGTGTCCCGTCCCCCGAGGAGGTACCTGGCCGCCTCGCCCCGGCCCAGGCCGTGGCGGTAGGGCCGGTGGGTGATGATGGCGTCGATGACGTCGGCCACGGCCAGAATCCTGGACTGGAGCAGCAGCCCGTCCCCGGTCAGCCCGTCGGGATAGCCGGACCCGTCCAGCCGTTCGTGGTGCTCCCGGATCATCCGGGCGATGGGCCAGACCACGCCCAGCCCCTTGAATATCTCGGCCCCCACCTCGGCGTGGGCCTTGATGATCGTGAACTCGGCGTCGCTCAGTTCCCCCAGCTTGTTCAGCAGGTGCGAGGGCACGGCCACCTTGCCGATGTCGTGGACCATGGCGGCCAGGCGCAGCCCCGCCACGTCGTCGTCGGCCATGCCCATGCGCTCGGCGATCATGACCGCGATGTCGGCGGTCCGGTCCATGTGCCCGGAGGTGTACGGGTCGCGGAACTCCACCAGCCGGGTGAAGGCGCGCAGGGACTGCTCGAAGCCGTCCTTGAGCCTGCGCACGATTTCCAGCTCCCTGGCGGCCCGGACCATGTCGGCGTGCTCGATGCCCGCGTCGATGGCCATGGCCAGGTCGTCCGGCTCGGACGGCTTGGTCAGGAAGCGGAAGATGGCCCCGGTGTTCACGGCCCGGATGGCCGTGTCCATGTCCGCGTAGCCGGTCAGGATCATGCGCACGGTGTCCGGGTACAGCTCGGCCACCCTGGCGAGCAGGGTGATGCCGTCCATGTCCGGCATCTTGAAGTCCGAGACCACCACGGTGAACGGGCCGCGGGCCGCCATGGCCTCGAGGGCCGCCTCGCCGCCGGGGGCGGTGTGCACGTCGAACCGTCCGCGCAGGGTCCGGCGGTGGGCCTCAAGCACCTTGGGCTCGTCGTCCACCAGGAGCACCGGGACGTTCTCGTGGGTTCGCGCCCCGGCCATCAGCGTGCGGTCTCCGGCACGAGCACGGTGAAGGTCTCGGGGATGCCGACCTTGTCCGCGAACATGTGCATGCGGTCGATCTTGTCCTTGGTCAGCTCCAGGCTCTTGCGCACCAGCAGGGCCCCCTGGCGGGAGACCACGTCCTCGTGCAGGACCATGCCCGGCTGGAGCTCCCGGAGGGTCACGGTGCGGATGGCGTAGCGCGCCTCCACCCCGAGCATGCCCTCGAGATAGTACATGAGCTCGGGATCGTAGGCCTCGATGTTGTCCTCCATGCTCAGGAAGGCCTTCTGCGGATTGTCCTCGCGCTGCCGGGCCAGGTCGTAGTCCAGGGCGACCCTGAGGATGCGTCCGCCCAGGGGGATGGCGTCCTCCCTGACGTTGTCCCTGGGTGTGCCCGAGCCGTCGAACCCCTTGAGCTGGTAGGCGATCATGTCGGCTATGGCCCCCAACCGGGGCAGCCGGGTGACCAGGCTCTGGGCGATGACCGGGTGCATCTCCCACATCTGGACCTGCTCGGGCGAAAGCTCGCCGCCGCCCTCCAGGGTCTCCAGGGTGCCGGGCGGCAGGATGAGCGTGCCGAGCTGGCAGAGCATGGCCGCGATGTCGTAGCGCCACATGTCCTTGACCCCCTTCCGCTCGGCGAAATAGCGCACGTAGCGGCGCACGCGGTTGATGCGCTCGCCCGCGTGGGGGTTGACCATGGCGGTGAGCTCGCTCAAGAGGTCCACGCTGCCCTTGAGGGTCTTTTCGAGCAGGACCCGCCTGGCCGTGACCAGCTCGTACTGGCGGACCGCGTCGGCCACGTTCCGGAGCAGGTCGTCGCGCTCGCACGGCTTGGTCAGGAAGCGGAAGACGTTGCCGTCGTTGACCGCGCGGATGGCGTTGTCCAGGTCCGCGTATCCGGTCAGCATGAGCCGTGTGGTGTCCGGGCTCAGGGTCTTGAGTTCGTTGAGGAACTCGATGCCGTTCATGCCCGGCATGCGGTAGTCCGAGACCGCCGCGGCATAGGGATTGGCCTTGTCGATCCTCTTCAGGGCCTGGGCCGGGTCGGACTGGACGTCCACCTCGTACTGTTCCCGCAGCTGGCGGCGCAGGGCGGAGAGAACGTTGGGCTCGTCGTCCACGAGCAGGATGCGTGGCTTCATGGCTACCCCCTTTCCAGGATTTCGTTGAGGATGCTCTCGTCCGCGTAGTCGAAGGCCTCGATGTCCCGCCAGTGGTCGGCGACGTAGTCCAGCCATTCGTGCAGCCGCTTTTCCTCGAACAGCTCCGGGGCCATGTCCTTGCGGATGCGGATGCGGGAATAGTCCTTGTGGAAGACCACGCAGTGGTGGTCGATGGCGTTGGCCGCGGTGATCACGTTGGGGATGTACCCGTCCGAGGGGCGGTGATCGTGGTGGTAGCCGATGGCGTGGACCACCTCGTCGGACATGCCCCACAACCCCATGAGATAGGCGCCCATCTCGGCGTGGCTGGTGCCGAAGACCTGGCGCTCGACGCGGCAGACCGGGCCGCCCAGGTCGCGGACCGAGCTCAGGACCCGGCCGTACATCTCGGGGAAGTAGTTGATCAGGATGAGCTTGCCCACGTCGTGCAGCAGCCCGGCCATGCGGCAGTTGACGATGGTCTGCTTGTCCCGCCTGTCGCACTCGGCGATGAGCCGGGCGATGTTGGCCACCCGGAAGCAGTGCTCCCAGAGCATGTTCAGGTTGAGCCCGGACAGGGCCTGGCCGTCGTAGGAGGTGAACAGGTGGGTGGACAGGATCAGGGCCTTGATGGTCTCGAGCCCGAGCATGGTGATGGCCTTGTGCATGGAGTCGATGTGCGTGGGCAGGCCGAAGAAGGGCGAGTTGACCAGCTTGAGGATCTTGGCCATGAGCCCCACGTCCTGGGTGATGGAGTCGGCGATGCGGTCGATGGACGGCTCGGGCCCGGCCAGCTCGTCGCGGATTTCCTGGAAGATGCGGGGGATGACCGGCAGGGCGTCGATCTCGGTGACCAGCCGGAGCATCTTGGGGTCGGTCAGGACCTCCTTGGAGCGCAGGGCGCCCTCGATGCGGGCGATCAGGTCCTCGGCGGTGCACGGCTTGGAGATGTACTGGTGCACGGAGCGGATGGAGCGGATGACCTCGTTCAGGTCCACCTGGCCGGACAGGGCGATGCGGATGGTGCCGGGATAGTCGTCCCTGACCCTGGTCAGGAGCTCGGCCCCGTCCATGCCCGGCATCTTGATGTCCGAGATGATGACGTCGAAGGGGGCCTTTTCCAGGGCTTCGAGGGCGGCCTGGCTCGAGTTGACCAGGGTCATGTCCCAGTGGTCCCTCTTGTTCCGCAGCATGCGGCGCAGGGCGGCGAGGACGTTGGTCTCGTCGTCCACGAAGAGCAGGCGTATCTTGTTCATGGGGCGGTGTTCCTTGTTTCGGTGCGGAAAAGCGACTTTCCAATACACCGTAAACGAACTCCACCCCTGGGAGTATTATAAGATGGCCGTCCGGCCGGATGGCCCGGCCGGGGGCGAAGGCGCCCGGAATCAGCCCCGGGCGCGGTCGCGGATCTGGCGCGTGGTCAGCTGGGCCAGGGCCAGGGAGGCCAGGGAGAGGCCCACGGCCACCAGGAAGACCAGCCGGTAGTCGGCCATCCAGATGAGGCCGCCCGTGACCGGCACGGCCACGGCCGCGATGTGGTTGATGGTGAAGCCCACGGCCATGCCCGAGGCGATGTCCTGGGGGTCGGCGATCTTCTGGTAGAAGGTCTTGATGGCGATGGCGAAGTTGAAGACGATGTTGTCCAGGATGTAGAGGGCGGCGGCCACCAGCGGGTTCTCGGTCAGGGCGTAGCCCAGGAAGATGATCGTCAGGGCCGCGTATTCCACGCTCAGGACCGGGCGTTCGCCGAATTTGTTGATGGACCGGCCGATGATCGGGTTGACGAAGTAGTTGATGACGTTGTTGCAGACGAACAGGATGGTCACCTGCTGGATGGTGTAGCCGAACTTGGTGACCAGCAGGAACACGGCGAAGACCGTGAATATCTGCCGTCTCGCGCCGCTCAGGAAGGTCAGGGCGTAGTAGAGCCAGTACTGCCTGCGGAAGGTCATCTTCTTGAGCTGGGGCGGCAGGTCGCTGCGCGACGGATCGCGGGTCAGTCCCCACAGTCCGGCGGCCACGGCCACCCCGCCGAGCATGGCGAACATCTCGGTGTAGCCCAGCCCCTTGGCCAGGAAGTAGATGGCCGCGCCCACGCTGATGTTGGTCAGGGCGGTGATGGACCGCAGCCGGGCCATGACCACCGGGGCCTCGTTCCTGTCGAAGTATTGCAGGGTCAGGGACTGGTTCATGGTTTCGTAGTAGTGGAAGCCGAAACTCATGAGCAGGGTGGTGAAGACCAGGCCGCCCAGGGAGGGCATGAGCCCGACCAGGGACACGCCCAGGCCGAGCACGGCCACGGACAGGGCGGCCAGCCGGTGCTCGGAGATGATCACGATCATGTAGATGGCCAGCAGGGCCAGGAAACCGGGCACCTCGCGCACGGACTGGACCACGCCCATGCCCATGCCGTCCAGCCCGGCCACCTCCACGGCGAAGTTGTTGAGCAGGGTGCGCCAGCCCTGGAAGGCCGCGCCGGAGCTGATGACCAGCACCAGCAGGAAGATGTACATGCGCCGTTTCTTGTCTGCGTCCGTCATGGGAATGGAGTCCTTGGTTGCGGGAGCCAGACAATAGGGCTTGGACCCGGCAAAGATCAAGTGTAGAATCGCGCCATGCCCGATACGCCCATCCTCGTGTCCGCCTGCCTGGCGGGCCTGCACTGCCGCTACAACGGCGAGGTCGCGCCCTTTGAACCCGTGGTGGACCTGGTCCGCCAGGGGCTGGCCGTGCCGTTCTGTCCCGAAATCTTCGGGGGGCTGCCCACCCCGCGCAGACCCTGCGAAATCCTGGGCGAGCGCGTGATCGACGCCGACGGCGCCGACCGCACCGCCGAGTTCCTGCGCGGGGCCGATGAGGGGCTCAAGCTGGCCCGGCTCCTGGGCTGCCGCGAGGCCGTGCTCAAGGCGCGCTCCCCGTCCTGCGGCTCGGGCGAGGTCTACGACGGGACCTTCACCGCCACCCGCGTGCCCGGCGACGGCTGCTTCGCCCGGCTGCTCAAGGCGCACGGCATCACCGTGCGGACCGAGGAGGACCTGGCCGGGTGAGCGCACCGGACCGGTTCGCCGGGCTGCCCCTGACCGTCAGGGCCAACCCCCGCGCCCGCCGCGTGCTGGTCAAGCTGGTGCCGGGCCGAGGCCTGGAGGTGGTCACGCCCTGCCGGTTCGACCCCGCCCTGGTGCCGGGCATCCTCGAGGAGAAGCGGCCGTGGATCGAACGGACCCGCGACCGCATGCTGGCCGCCGGGACCGACCTCTCGGGCGCGTTGCCCGACCTGCCCGAAACCATCGAGTACCGCGCCTTCGAGCGGACCGTCCGGGTGGACTACCTGGACCGGCCGGGCACGGTCCGGCTGCTGGAGAACGCGGCCCGGCTCCAGGTGGCCGGACCCGCCGCCGACCGGGAGGCCATCCTCGACGGCCTGCGCCGGCACACCGTGAAAAAGGCGCGCGAGGTGCTCCTGCCCTGGCTCGACCGGGCCAGCCGCGCCACCGGGCTGCCCTACGAGGCCCTGCGCGTGCGGCGGCAACGCACCCGCTGGGGCAGCTGCTCGTCGCGCGGGACCATCTCCCTCAACGCCAAGCTCCTGTTCCTGCCCGCCCCCCTGGTGGACCACCTGCTCCTGCACGAGCTCTGCCACACCCGGCACATGAACCACTCACCGGCCTACTGGGCCTGCGTGGCCGGATTCCAGCCGGACTACAGGCGCCTCGAACAGGAGGTCACCCGGGGCAACCGGTACGTGCCCGCCTGGTTCCTGTGAGCCCGGCCCCGATATTCCCCCCCCCCTCCCGCCACCCGATCGCCCTTCGCCCTCACTCTCACCGAGCGCACGCGACAACGCCCCCGCCACACCGGCGAAGCGCACAAAAAGTTTGGGAAAATGAAGGGATGGGGGTCCGGGGGAAGGGGAGGAAAGGACCCTTTTCAAAGGGTTTTTCCTCCCCTTCCCCCGGCCGCCGGAGGCATGCCGTTCGGCTAGCTCTCGGCGTCTTCGAATTTGGTCCGGATGATGGCGGCGTCGTCGGGTCCGGCTTCGAGTTGCAGGGATTTGGACTGGCCGTGGCAGCGTACGCCCTCGTCGGTCAGGGTGATGTATCCGGCGGACAGGGCGGTGGTGTAGGGCATCTGTTCGCGCATCTCGTCGAAGTTGATGCGGCTGGGGAAGATGACGGGCACGGCCGCGCCGGAAAAGTCTTCGAACATGATGTATTTCATGGTGGGCTCCTTTGGTGCGATGGAGGATAGCCGCTGGCCGTCCGCAGATCAAGATGTTGCCTGAACCTGTCCGACAGGATACACGTACACTCCATGCGCGAATACAAAAAAATAGGCGTCTGGCAGACCGCCTTCCTGGGCGACGCGGTCCTGACCCTGCCTTTGTTGCGG
Proteins encoded:
- a CDS encoding HD domain-containing phosphohydrolase, which translates into the protein MKPRILLVDDEPNVLSALRRQLREQYEVDVQSDPAQALKRIDKANPYAAAVSDYRMPGMNGIEFLNELKTLSPDTTRLMLTGYADLDNAIRAVNDGNVFRFLTKPCERDDLLRNVADAVRQYELVTARRVLLEKTLKGSVDLLSELTAMVNPHAGERINRVRRYVRYFAERKGVKDMWRYDIAAMLCQLGTLILPPGTLETLEGGGELSPEQVQMWEMHPVIAQSLVTRLPRLGAIADMIAYQLKGFDGSGTPRDNVREDAIPLGGRILRVALDYDLARQREDNPQKAFLSMEDNIEAYDPELMYYLEGMLGVEARYAIRTVTLRELQPGMVLHEDVVSRQGALLVRKSLELTKDKIDRMHMFADKVGIPETFTVLVPETAR
- a CDS encoding HD domain-containing phosphohydrolase, with translation MAGARTHENVPVLLVDDEPKVLEAHRRTLRGRFDVHTAPGGEAALEAMAARGPFTVVVSDFKMPDMDGITLLARVAELYPDTVRMILTGYADMDTAIRAVNTGAIFRFLTKPSEPDDLAMAIDAGIEHADMVRAARELEIVRRLKDGFEQSLRAFTRLVEFRDPYTSGHMDRTADIAVMIAERMGMADDDVAGLRLAAMVHDIGKVAVPSHLLNKLGELSDAEFTIIKAHAEVGAEIFKGLGVVWPIARMIREHHERLDGSGYPDGLTGDGLLLQSRILAVADVIDAIITHRPYRHGLGRGEAARYLLGGRDTLFDAEAVDIALTLMEEDHIREPGD
- a CDS encoding response regulator encodes the protein MNKIRLLFVDDETNVLAALRRMLRNKRDHWDMTLVNSSQAALEALEKAPFDVIISDIKMPGMDGAELLTRVRDDYPGTIRIALSGQVDLNEVIRSIRSVHQYISKPCTAEDLIARIEGALRSKEVLTDPKMLRLVTEIDALPVIPRIFQEIRDELAGPEPSIDRIADSITQDVGLMAKILKLVNSPFFGLPTHIDSMHKAITMLGLETIKALILSTHLFTSYDGQALSGLNLNMLWEHCFRVANIARLIAECDRRDKQTIVNCRMAGLLHDVGKLILINYFPEMYGRVLSSVRDLGGPVCRVERQVFGTSHAEMGAYLMGLWGMSDEVVHAIGYHHDHRPSDGYIPNVITAANAIDHHCVVFHKDYSRIRIRKDMAPELFEEKRLHEWLDYVADHWRDIEAFDYADESILNEILERG
- a CDS encoding MFS transporter — translated: MTDADKKRRMYIFLLVLVISSGAAFQGWRTLLNNFAVEVAGLDGMGMGVVQSVREVPGFLALLAIYMIVIISEHRLAALSVAVLGLGVSLVGLMPSLGGLVFTTLLMSFGFHYYETMNQSLTLQYFDRNEAPVVMARLRSITALTNISVGAAIYFLAKGLGYTEMFAMLGGVAVAAGLWGLTRDPSRSDLPPQLKKMTFRRQYWLYYALTFLSGARRQIFTVFAVFLLVTKFGYTIQQVTILFVCNNVINYFVNPIIGRSINKFGERPVLSVEYAALTIIFLGYALTENPLVAAALYILDNIVFNFAIAIKTFYQKIADPQDIASGMAVGFTINHIAAVAVPVTGGLIWMADYRLVFLVAVGLSLASLALAQLTTRQIRDRARG
- a CDS encoding M48 family metallopeptidase, encoding MSAPDRFAGLPLTVRANPRARRVLVKLVPGRGLEVVTPCRFDPALVPGILEEKRPWIERTRDRMLAAGTDLSGALPDLPETIEYRAFERTVRVDYLDRPGTVRLLENAARLQVAGPAADREAILDGLRRHTVKKAREVLLPWLDRASRATGLPYEALRVRRQRTRWGSCSSRGTISLNAKLLFLPAPLVDHLLLHELCHTRHMNHSPAYWACVAGFQPDYRRLEQEVTRGNRYVPAWFL
- a CDS encoding DUF523 domain-containing protein translates to MPDTPILVSACLAGLHCRYNGEVAPFEPVVDLVRQGLAVPFCPEIFGGLPTPRRPCEILGERVIDADGADRTAEFLRGADEGLKLARLLGCREAVLKARSPSCGSGEVYDGTFTATRVPGDGCFARLLKAHGITVRTEEDLAG